The sequence GTTCGCTGACGGCTTGCAGGTCGCCGGCCATGTAGCGATCGACCTCCAGTGTCGGCACCACATTGCGAATGGCAGCGATCGCTTTTTGCAGTTCACCGCTGGTGGCAAGCGGTGTGCGCAATTCTACGCCTTGTGCGGCCGTCAATGCCTCTATGCCGATGATGCCGAAAAGGTTTTCGGTCATCTGCAACAGACGGCGTGCACCATGGCAGGCCATGGAAACATGATCTTCCTGGTTCGCCGAAGTGGGCGTCGAGTCGACGGAAGCTGGATGCGACATCTGCTTGTTTTCGGACATTAACGCGGCAGAGGTGACCTCCGCGATCATCAGACCGGAGTTCAGTCCTGGCTTCTTGGCAAGGAAGGCTGGAAGCCCGTAGGAGAGAGCCGGATCGACGAGCAGGGCGATGCGGCGCTGCGAAATTGCACCGACCTCGCAGACCGCAAGCGCGATCTGATCGGCAGCGAAGGCAACCGGCTCCGCATGGAAGTTGCCGCCGGAAACGACGGAGTTGTCGGAAAGTACCAACGGATTGTCGGTCACTGCATTGGCTTCGATTTCAAGCGTGCGTGCGACCGTCCGCAGAAGATCGAGGCAGGCGCCATCGACTTGCGGCTGGCAGCGAATGCAATAGGGATCCTGCACGCGCTCGTCGCCCTCAATATGGCTTTCCCGGATAACGGATCCTTCTAGCAGCGCCCGCAAAGCCGCGGCAGTGTCGATCTGGCCGCGGTGACCGCGAAGTGTATGGATATCCGGATGGAACGGTGCCGAAGAGCCCATGGCCGCGTCGGTGGACATGGCGCCGGTGATCAGGGCCGCCTGGGCGGCACGATGCGCACGGAACAGGCCGGCAAGTGCGAGCGCGGTTGAAGTCTGCGTACCGTTGATCAGCGCAAGGCCTTCTTTTGCGGCCAGAACGACCGGCGCAAGGCCAGCCTTGCTCAAGGCTTCCGCGCCTTCAAGCCGATCGCCTTTGAAGTAGGCCTCGGCCTCTCCCATCATCACGGCCGCCAGGTGGGCAAGCGGCGCAAGATCGCCCGAGGCGCCGACGGAACCCTTTTCCGGAATGACCGGTATGACGCCCTTGTCCA is a genomic window of Rhizobium etli 8C-3 containing:
- the hutH gene encoding histidine ammonia-lyase, translated to MTIILHPGSVSLKQLEKIYWTGEAAELDPAFDAGIRKSAARIAEIAAGNAPVYGINTGFGKLASIKIDSADVATLQRNLILSHCCGVGAPLPENIVRLVMALKLVSLGRGASGVRLEVVRLIEAMLDKGVIPVIPEKGSVGASGDLAPLAHLAAVMMGEAEAYFKGDRLEGAEALSKAGLAPVVLAAKEGLALINGTQTSTALALAGLFRAHRAAQAALITGAMSTDAAMGSSAPFHPDIHTLRGHRGQIDTAAALRALLEGSVIRESHIEGDERVQDPYCIRCQPQVDGACLDLLRTVARTLEIEANAVTDNPLVLSDNSVVSGGNFHAEPVAFAADQIALAVCEVGAISQRRIALLVDPALSYGLPAFLAKKPGLNSGLMIAEVTSAALMSENKQMSHPASVDSTPTSANQEDHVSMACHGARRLLQMTENLFGIIGIEALTAAQGVELRTPLATSGELQKAIAAIRNVVPTLEVDRYMAGDLQAVSELVATGVLNASVSENILPSLEI